The Kitasatospora setae KM-6054 genome contains a region encoding:
- a CDS encoding dipeptide ABC transporter ATP-binding protein, with product MTVPLLSVRDLGVDFDGHPAVRGVDLDLWRGETLGLVGESGSGKSVTALALLGLLPDGARVRGSVRLDGRELLGLPDRQLSAVRGRRIAMVFQDPLSAFTPVHRIGDQIAEALRVHQDLGRAAARRRAAELLDLVGLPDPARALDAFPHEFSGGMRQRAMIAMAVANDPDVLLADEPTTALDVTIQAQVLDVLRTARRETGAALVLVSHDLGVIAGTADRVAVMYAGRIVETAPVHDLFTAPRHPYTLGLLGAVPRLDGPGGPLVPIPGRPPTPDDPPAPGCAFAPRCPLAEARCHDAEPALAGLEGAQASVLLAAPPAPAAEPLPPAADAHLAACVRAAHLAAVRPAPAEVYPVPALPAAVPGAGDGREPVLVVRGLRRSFAGRRGGVLRRRGGEVHAVDGVDLDVRRGETLGLVGESGSGKSTTLSEILRLAAPQGGRIELLGQDTGTLDRAAVRRLRPRVQMVFQDPAASLDPRMPVGDVLAEPLLAQRVPTAEARRRVPALLRQVGLDPAHADRYPHEFSGGQRQRISIARALAVRPDLLVLDEPVSALDVSVQAGVVNLLQQLKAELGLAYLFVSHDLSVVRHLADRVAVMYLGRTVESGPAADVLGRPRHPYTRALLAAVPLPDPAAERARPRLLLAGDPPSPTARHTGCPFRARCPLHTTLPPARQARCATEPPTAEPGDGHTAACHWSDG from the coding sequence ATGACCGTCCCGCTGCTCAGCGTCCGCGACCTCGGCGTCGACTTCGACGGCCACCCGGCCGTCCGCGGCGTCGACCTCGACCTGTGGCGCGGCGAGACGCTCGGACTGGTCGGCGAGTCCGGCTCCGGCAAGTCCGTCACCGCGCTCGCCCTCCTCGGCCTGCTGCCCGACGGCGCCCGCGTCCGCGGCTCCGTCCGCCTCGACGGCCGCGAACTGCTCGGCCTGCCCGACCGGCAGCTGTCCGCCGTCCGGGGCCGCCGGATCGCCATGGTCTTCCAGGACCCGCTCTCCGCCTTCACCCCCGTCCACCGGATCGGCGACCAGATCGCCGAAGCCCTCCGCGTCCACCAGGACCTCGGCCGCGCCGCCGCCCGCCGCCGCGCCGCCGAACTCCTCGACCTGGTCGGCCTCCCCGACCCCGCCCGCGCCCTGGACGCCTTCCCGCACGAGTTCTCCGGCGGCATGCGGCAGCGCGCCATGATCGCCATGGCTGTCGCCAACGATCCGGACGTCCTGCTCGCCGACGAACCCACCACCGCCCTCGACGTCACCATCCAGGCCCAGGTGCTCGACGTCCTGCGCACCGCCCGGCGCGAGACCGGCGCCGCCCTCGTCCTGGTCAGCCACGACCTCGGCGTGATCGCCGGCACCGCCGACCGGGTCGCCGTCATGTACGCCGGACGGATCGTCGAAACCGCCCCCGTCCACGACCTCTTCACCGCCCCCCGGCACCCCTACACCCTCGGCCTGCTCGGCGCCGTCCCCCGCCTCGACGGCCCCGGCGGCCCGCTCGTCCCCATCCCCGGCCGCCCGCCCACCCCCGACGACCCGCCCGCCCCCGGCTGCGCCTTCGCCCCCCGCTGCCCGCTCGCCGAAGCCCGCTGCCACGACGCCGAACCGGCCCTGGCGGGCCTCGAAGGCGCACAGGCTTCGGTGCTCCTGGCAGCGCCCCCGGCCCCGGCCGCCGAGCCGCTGCCGCCCGCCGCCGACGCGCACCTCGCGGCGTGCGTGCGGGCGGCGCACCTGGCCGCCGTGCGGCCCGCGCCCGCCGAGGTGTACCCGGTGCCGGCGCTGCCCGCCGCCGTGCCGGGGGCGGGGGACGGGCGGGAGCCCGTGCTCGTGGTCAGGGGGCTGCGGCGCAGCTTCGCCGGGCGGCGGGGCGGGGTGCTGCGGCGGCGCGGCGGCGAGGTGCACGCCGTCGACGGGGTGGACCTGGACGTCCGGCGGGGGGAGACGCTCGGGCTGGTCGGCGAGTCCGGCTCGGGGAAGTCGACCACGCTGTCCGAGATCCTGCGGCTGGCCGCGCCGCAGGGCGGCCGGATCGAACTGCTCGGGCAGGACACCGGGACGCTCGACCGGGCCGCCGTCCGGCGGCTGCGGCCCCGGGTGCAGATGGTCTTCCAGGACCCGGCGGCCTCGCTCGACCCGCGGATGCCGGTCGGCGACGTCCTGGCCGAGCCGCTGCTCGCCCAGCGGGTGCCGACCGCCGAGGCCCGCCGCCGCGTCCCGGCGCTGCTGCGGCAGGTCGGCCTGGACCCGGCGCACGCCGACCGCTACCCGCACGAGTTCTCCGGCGGCCAGCGGCAGCGCATCTCGATCGCCCGGGCGCTCGCCGTCCGGCCGGACCTGCTGGTGCTGGACGAGCCGGTCTCGGCGCTGGACGTCTCGGTGCAGGCCGGGGTGGTCAACCTGCTCCAGCAGCTGAAGGCCGAACTCGGCCTGGCCTACCTGTTCGTGTCGCACGACCTGTCGGTGGTGCGGCACCTCGCCGACCGGGTCGCCGTCATGTACCTGGGCCGCACCGTCGAGTCCGGACCGGCCGCCGACGTGCTCGGCCGCCCCCGCCACCCGTACACCCGGGCCTTGCTGGCGGCCGTCCCGCTGCCCGACCCGGCGGCCGAACGGGCCCGCCCCCGCCTGCTGCTGGCCGGCGACCCGCCGTCCCCGACCGCCCGCCACACCGGCTGCCCGTTCCGCGCCCGCTGCCCCCTCCACACCACCCTCCCGCCCGCCCGGCAGGCCCGCTGCGCCACCGAGCCGCCGACGGCCGAGCCGGGCGACGGCCACACGGCGGCCTGCCACTGGAGTGACGGGTGA
- a CDS encoding ABC transporter permease, translating into MSAPATALAEPAEPAEPADAADPVVPRGRLRLAAARLAASRGALTGLAVLALLFLLAFAGPWLTPWDYAAPDYTALRQPPSATHWFGTNGLGQDVFAQTVRGLQKSLAIGLLVAVLSTGLASLVGACAGYFGGWTDRLLTFLVDLMLIFPAFLVIAVLSPRLRGSGWIAFVLLLAGFNWMVTARVVRSLTRSLREREFVAAARYMGVGPFRTIWRHVLPNVSSFLIVDATVAVGGAVMSEAALSYFGFGVRPPDVSLGTLLAAGAAEAPVFPWLFYFAAGLLVLFVLAVNLVGDGLRDALDPTAAGDRRSRRPSGSRGSRGSRGSRRFRRSRRGGAA; encoded by the coding sequence GTGAGCGCCCCCGCGACCGCCCTCGCCGAGCCCGCCGAGCCCGCCGAGCCCGCCGACGCCGCCGACCCCGTCGTCCCGCGCGGGCGGCTGCGGCTGGCCGCCGCCCGGCTCGCCGCCTCGCGCGGGGCGCTCACCGGGCTCGCCGTCCTGGCGCTGCTGTTCCTGCTCGCCTTCGCCGGGCCCTGGCTCACCCCCTGGGACTACGCCGCGCCCGACTACACCGCGCTGCGCCAACCCCCGTCCGCCACCCACTGGTTCGGCACCAACGGGCTCGGCCAGGACGTGTTCGCGCAGACCGTCCGCGGCCTGCAGAAGTCGTTGGCGATCGGCCTGCTGGTGGCCGTCCTCTCCACCGGACTGGCCTCCCTGGTCGGCGCCTGCGCCGGGTACTTCGGCGGCTGGACCGACCGGCTGCTGACCTTCCTGGTCGACCTGATGCTGATCTTCCCCGCCTTCCTGGTGATCGCCGTCCTCTCGCCCCGGCTGCGCGGCAGCGGCTGGATCGCCTTCGTCCTGCTGCTGGCCGGCTTCAACTGGATGGTCACCGCCCGGGTGGTCCGCTCGCTGACCCGCTCGCTCCGGGAACGCGAATTCGTCGCCGCCGCACGCTACATGGGCGTCGGACCGTTCCGGACCATCTGGCGGCACGTGCTGCCCAACGTCTCCTCCTTCCTGATCGTCGACGCCACCGTCGCCGTCGGCGGCGCCGTGATGAGCGAGGCCGCGCTCTCCTACTTCGGCTTCGGCGTCCGCCCGCCCGACGTCTCGCTCGGCACCCTGCTCGCCGCCGGCGCCGCCGAGGCCCCGGTCTTCCCCTGGCTGTTCTACTTCGCCGCCGGACTGCTGGTGCTGTTCGTGCTCGCCGTCAACCTGGTCGGCGACGGGCTGCGCGACGCGCTCGACCCGACGGCCGCCGGCGACCGCCGTTCCCGGCGTCCGAGCGGTTCGCGCGGTTCGCGCGGTTCGCGCGGTTCCCGCCGTTTCCGCCGTTCGCGCCGTGGGGGTGCCGCATGA
- a CDS encoding ABC transporter permease, translating into MTRYLAGRLGYYAALLLAAVFLSYVLTGSALGPRAYFEAKQPRPSAASVDRQLTALNLNDRTPVVERFGTWAGGLLRGDLGRTIHGTAVNDEFGRRIWVSLRLLLVGSLLGMLLGVAAGAWSAVRQYRISDRLLTVFSFVLLSTPVFLVALLLKNGAIAAKDAAGHEVVPFTGYETPNLAGGLGTHLADWALHLLLPTLSLALGGLAAYSRYQRATMLDVLGADYLRTARAKGLTRGRALVRHGLRTAVIPMTTMFAYAFLGLFTGAAITETVFGWHGMGEWFIQAVNEQDVNSVAAVNLFAAVVVLAAGLLADTLHAALDPRVRTA; encoded by the coding sequence GTGACGCGATACCTCGCGGGACGGCTCGGCTACTACGCCGCCCTGCTCCTCGCGGCGGTGTTCCTGTCGTACGTCCTCACCGGCAGCGCGCTCGGCCCGCGCGCCTACTTCGAGGCCAAGCAGCCGCGCCCCTCCGCCGCCTCCGTCGACCGGCAGCTCACCGCGCTCAACCTCAACGACCGCACCCCCGTCGTCGAACGCTTCGGCACCTGGGCCGGCGGACTGCTCCGCGGCGACCTCGGCCGCACCATCCACGGCACCGCCGTCAACGACGAGTTCGGCCGCCGGATCTGGGTCTCGCTGCGCCTGCTGCTGGTCGGCAGCCTGCTCGGCATGCTGCTCGGCGTCGCCGCCGGGGCCTGGAGCGCGGTCCGCCAGTACCGGATCTCCGACCGGCTGCTGACCGTGTTCTCCTTCGTGCTGCTCTCCACCCCCGTCTTCCTGGTCGCCCTGCTGCTCAAGAACGGCGCCATCGCCGCGAAGGACGCCGCCGGCCACGAGGTCGTCCCGTTCACCGGCTACGAGACCCCCAACCTGGCCGGCGGACTCGGCACCCACCTCGCCGACTGGGCGCTGCACCTGCTGCTGCCCACCCTCTCGCTCGCCCTCGGCGGCCTCGCCGCGTACAGCCGCTACCAGCGCGCCACCATGCTCGACGTGCTCGGCGCCGACTACCTGCGCACCGCCCGCGCCAAGGGCCTCACCCGCGGCCGCGCCCTGGTCCGGCACGGGCTGCGCACCGCCGTCATCCCGATGACCACGATGTTCGCCTACGCCTTCCTCGGCCTGTTCACCGGCGCCGCCATCACCGAGACCGTCTTCGGCTGGCACGGCATGGGCGAGTGGTTCATCCAGGCCGTCAACGAACAGGACGTCAACTCGGTCGCCGCCGTCAACCTGTTCGCCGCCGTGGTGGTGCTCGCCGCCGGCCTCCTCGCCGACACCCTGCACGCCGCGCTCGACCCCCGGGTGAGGACCGCGTGA
- a CDS encoding ABC transporter family substrate-binding protein, whose protein sequence is MRRPPAPRPTGHRTGRAAAAALAVLLAATACSSAGGGSADVAKTVAPTVDAEDNNPQPPENVKDGGELRLPLQQWITQWNPYQVDGRYGDAVEIMYYTEAKLFRVDAKGVFHPDPSYLVSAEVTSTSPQVVTYKLNPKAVWSDGTPIGYRDFAAVWKASNGKDPAYNIADPSGYEQISAVEQGKDPGEVKVTFAEPYADWQNLFNPLLPAAGISAPADFNEGWVEKVPLFGGPFVVSKADKTAQTITLTPNPHWWGPKPKLDRITYRVLDAAAITQAFLNNETDFASAGSAASYGQLKDAPDAAIRTGTPWDEVHISFGGNGPLADQKVRQALGRALDRASLIKIANKGVPVEFKPLGNHLFMTNQNGYRDNSADWAAYDPATARKWLDEAGWKDAGGSRSKDGQPLELHYVLNDSSNQAQADLATAVQNMLQQVGVKLTVDKVPSKEYFTKYINQGKFDLASWRNTDSFPLSQTVSIYRAPQGDNVFGNYSKLSTPEIDALLRKAAATLDPAAAAELYNQADAKIWELGHTLELYQRPSIVAVRKGLANYGAGSLASTVITSVGWQK, encoded by the coding sequence ATGCGCAGACCGCCCGCTCCCCGCCCCACCGGACACCGCACCGGTCGCGCCGCCGCCGCGGCCCTGGCCGTGCTGCTCGCCGCGACCGCCTGCAGCTCCGCGGGCGGCGGGTCGGCCGACGTGGCGAAGACGGTGGCCCCCACCGTGGACGCCGAGGACAACAACCCGCAGCCGCCGGAGAACGTCAAGGACGGCGGCGAGCTGCGGCTGCCGCTCCAGCAGTGGATCACCCAGTGGAACCCGTACCAGGTCGACGGCCGGTACGGGGACGCGGTGGAGATCATGTACTACACCGAGGCCAAGCTCTTCCGGGTCGACGCCAAGGGCGTCTTCCACCCCGACCCCTCGTACCTGGTCTCCGCCGAGGTCACCTCCACCTCGCCGCAGGTGGTGACGTACAAGCTCAACCCGAAGGCGGTCTGGTCGGACGGCACCCCGATCGGCTACCGCGACTTCGCGGCGGTCTGGAAGGCGTCCAACGGCAAGGACCCGGCGTACAACATCGCCGACCCCTCCGGCTACGAGCAGATCTCCGCCGTCGAGCAGGGCAAGGACCCGGGCGAGGTCAAGGTGACCTTCGCCGAGCCGTACGCCGACTGGCAGAACCTGTTCAACCCGCTGCTGCCGGCCGCCGGGATCTCCGCCCCGGCAGACTTCAACGAGGGCTGGGTGGAGAAGGTCCCGCTGTTCGGCGGCCCGTTCGTGGTCTCCAAGGCCGACAAGACCGCGCAGACGATCACCCTGACGCCCAACCCGCACTGGTGGGGCCCGAAGCCGAAGCTGGACCGGATCACCTACCGGGTGCTGGACGCCGCCGCGATCACCCAGGCGTTCCTGAACAACGAGACCGACTTCGCCTCGGCGGGCAGCGCCGCCTCGTACGGCCAGCTCAAGGACGCCCCCGACGCGGCGATCCGCACCGGCACCCCCTGGGACGAGGTGCACATCTCCTTCGGCGGCAACGGCCCGCTGGCCGACCAGAAGGTCCGGCAGGCGCTCGGCCGGGCGCTGGACCGCGCCTCGCTGATCAAGATCGCCAACAAGGGCGTGCCGGTGGAGTTCAAGCCGCTCGGCAACCACCTGTTCATGACCAACCAGAACGGCTACCGCGACAACTCCGCCGACTGGGCCGCCTACGACCCGGCCACCGCGAGGAAGTGGCTGGACGAGGCCGGCTGGAAGGACGCGGGCGGCAGCCGCAGCAAGGACGGACAGCCGCTGGAGCTGCACTACGTGCTGAACGACAGCTCCAACCAGGCCCAGGCCGACCTGGCCACCGCCGTGCAGAACATGCTCCAGCAGGTCGGCGTCAAGCTGACCGTCGACAAGGTGCCCAGCAAGGAGTACTTCACCAAGTACATCAACCAGGGCAAGTTCGACCTGGCCAGCTGGCGCAACACCGACTCCTTCCCGCTCTCCCAGACGGTGTCGATCTACCGCGCCCCGCAGGGCGACAACGTGTTCGGCAACTACTCGAAGCTGAGCACCCCCGAGATCGACGCCCTGCTGCGCAAGGCCGCCGCCACCCTCGACCCGGCCGCCGCCGCCGAGCTGTACAACCAGGCCGACGCGAAGATCTGGGAACTCGGCCACACCCTGGAGCTCTACCAGCGCCCCAGCATCGTCGCCGTCCGCAAGGGCCTGGCCAACTACGGCGCGGGCAGCCTCGCCAGCACCGTGATCACCTCGGTCGGCTGGCAGAAGTAA
- the pip gene encoding prolyl aminopeptidase, translated as MDDLLYPPTGPYDRGFLDTGDGNRIYYEQLGNPAGKPALYVHGGPGAGTPDRPTRAWDPERYRLVRFDQRNCGRSTPHASDPAADMALNTTDHLVGDMERLREHLGIERWLLNGASWGSTLLLAYAQRYPERVSEIVIQAVTTTRPAETDWLYHRVAAFRPEAWDRFRAAVPEHTWDGDVYALLAAYARRMEDPDRAVRAAAADAWLAWEDAVITGEPNGIPGMYGDREADDRIAFVRICAHFFSHGAWLAEDQLLRGAHRLKGIPGVLAHGRYDMGSPVQTAWELARVWPDARLHVFDDSGHVGSEALRRTVLAALEEFKHR; from the coding sequence ATGGACGACCTGCTGTACCCGCCGACCGGCCCCTACGACCGCGGGTTCCTCGACACCGGTGACGGCAACCGGATCTACTACGAGCAGCTCGGCAACCCGGCCGGCAAGCCCGCGCTGTACGTGCACGGCGGCCCGGGCGCGGGGACGCCGGACCGTCCCACCCGGGCGTGGGACCCGGAGCGCTACCGGCTGGTCCGCTTCGACCAGCGCAACTGCGGGCGGAGCACCCCGCACGCCTCCGACCCGGCGGCCGACATGGCGCTGAACACCACCGACCACCTGGTCGGCGACATGGAGCGGCTGCGCGAGCACCTCGGCATCGAGCGCTGGCTGCTGAACGGCGCCTCCTGGGGGTCGACGCTGCTGCTGGCCTACGCGCAGCGGTACCCGGAGCGGGTCAGCGAGATCGTGATCCAGGCGGTCACCACGACCCGCCCGGCCGAGACCGACTGGCTCTACCACCGGGTGGCGGCGTTCCGGCCCGAAGCCTGGGACCGCTTCCGGGCCGCCGTCCCCGAGCACACCTGGGACGGCGACGTGTACGCGCTGCTGGCCGCCTACGCCCGGCGGATGGAGGACCCGGACCGGGCGGTCCGGGCGGCGGCCGCGGACGCCTGGCTGGCCTGGGAGGACGCGGTGATCACCGGCGAGCCGAACGGGATCCCCGGCATGTACGGGGACCGGGAGGCGGACGACCGGATCGCCTTCGTCCGGATCTGCGCGCACTTCTTCAGCCACGGCGCCTGGCTGGCCGAGGACCAACTGCTGCGCGGGGCGCACAGGTTGAAGGGCATCCCGGGCGTCCTGGCGCACGGCCGGTACGACATGGGCAGCCCGGTGCAGACCGCCTGGGAGCTGGCCAGGGTCTGGCCGGACGCCCGGCTGCACGTCTTCGACGACTCCGGGCACGTCGGCAGCGAGGCGCTGCGGCGGACGGTGCTCGCGGCGCTGGAGGAGTTCAAGCACCGCTGA
- a CDS encoding glycosyltransferase family 2 protein, whose translation MTSSEPSGLLGLLSDLSLVLSLLFPLYLLTLVLPLLVRRTRRPGKAADYEWHLFVPCRDEEAVIGDTLHYLRRSCPEAHIWVIDDDSEDRTGDIVRWAAIQDPAIHLVQRRRPNARLGKGEALNAAYDALCAALPPGTDRTRVVVGVFDADGRPAPGCLDHIAARRFLGRADIGGVQIEVRMMNRDDARPAPDGGAVRNLYSRLLIRMQDLEFRAPVAALQHARKTSRTVCLGGNGQFVRLAALDDLDAERGRPWTGRLLEDFELGIHLMLVGWINSFCADTYVEQEALFDTKRFLTQRTRWAQGVMQCLGYIPAIWRSNRIPNTGFLELTFFLCQPWLQLLGALLYPLPMIALVLSWQRHPEAALDYLSDGGWRGLLLYAVMAVGQFVIWGPIYRRKCEPGTGFWRALGWGLVYPAYLLFLYVVSWRAVGRMLSGRNGWAKTRRNAEAAAGPVAKEA comes from the coding sequence GTGACGTCCTCCGAGCCCTCCGGCCTGCTGGGCCTGCTCTCCGACCTCAGCCTCGTGCTGAGCCTGCTCTTCCCGCTGTACCTGCTGACGCTGGTGCTGCCGCTGCTGGTGCGCCGCACCCGGCGGCCCGGCAAGGCGGCCGACTACGAGTGGCACCTGTTCGTGCCCTGCCGGGACGAGGAGGCGGTGATCGGCGACACCCTGCACTACCTGCGCCGCTCCTGCCCCGAGGCGCACATCTGGGTGATCGACGACGACTCGGAGGACCGCACCGGCGACATCGTCCGCTGGGCCGCGATCCAGGACCCGGCGATCCACCTCGTCCAGCGCCGCCGCCCCAACGCCCGGCTCGGCAAGGGCGAGGCGCTGAACGCCGCGTACGACGCGCTGTGCGCCGCGCTGCCGCCCGGCACCGACCGGACCCGGGTCGTGGTCGGCGTCTTCGACGCGGACGGCCGCCCCGCGCCCGGCTGCCTCGACCACATCGCCGCCCGCCGCTTCCTCGGCCGCGCCGACATCGGCGGCGTGCAGATCGAGGTCCGGATGATGAACCGGGACGACGCCCGCCCGGCCCCCGACGGCGGCGCGGTGCGCAACCTCTACAGCCGGCTGCTGATCCGGATGCAGGACCTGGAGTTCCGCGCCCCGGTCGCCGCCCTCCAGCACGCCCGCAAGACCTCCCGCACGGTCTGCCTCGGCGGCAACGGCCAGTTCGTCCGCCTCGCCGCCCTCGACGACCTGGACGCCGAGCGCGGCCGCCCCTGGACCGGCCGCCTGCTGGAGGACTTCGAGCTCGGCATCCACCTGATGCTGGTCGGCTGGATCAACTCCTTCTGCGCCGACACCTACGTCGAGCAGGAGGCGCTGTTCGACACCAAGCGCTTCCTCACCCAGCGCACCCGCTGGGCCCAGGGCGTCATGCAGTGCCTCGGCTACATCCCGGCGATCTGGCGCAGCAACCGGATCCCCAACACCGGCTTCCTGGAACTCACCTTCTTCCTCTGCCAGCCCTGGCTCCAACTGCTCGGCGCGCTGCTCTACCCCCTCCCGATGATCGCCCTGGTGCTCTCCTGGCAGCGCCACCCCGAGGCGGCCCTCGACTACCTCTCCGACGGCGGCTGGCGCGGCCTGCTGCTGTACGCGGTGATGGCGGTCGGCCAGTTCGTCATCTGGGGCCCGATCTACCGGCGCAAGTGCGAACCGGGCACCGGCTTCTGGCGGGCGCTCGGCTGGGGCCTGGTCTACCCCGCCTACCTGCTGTTCCTGTACGTGGTCTCCTGGCGGGCCGTCGGCCGGATGCTCAGCGGCCGCAACGGCTGGGCCAAGACCCGCCGCAACGCCGAGGCCGCGGCCGGACCGGTCGCCAAGGAAGCCTGA
- the wecB gene encoding non-hydrolyzing UDP-N-acetylglucosamine 2-epimerase encodes MAPPPPAPPARDIAVVLGTRPEIIKLAPLIRLLGDRGRIVHTGQHYDSALSGAFFANFGLREPELRLDGAAGAGGRGDQIGTLTRDLARAFTAEPPRAVVVQGDTNSTSAGAQAAHYCGIPVVHVEAGLRSGDRAMPEEINRLVVGVLADAHCAATAEAAANLRATGTDGDRIRITGNTVVEATLHSLPAPAERDRIVRELGAPADFVLATAHRPENTDRPDRLAALLGSLAELGELGHPVLLPLHPRTRGRVKEFGMEHLLAGLTVVDPVDHPTFLALADRAALLVSDSGGVQEEATVLKKPLLVVRTSTERPEAVAAGFSRLVEPGAELTAAARALLADDGLAGRLRDTPSPYGDGRASERIRAIAVALADGAPLPGDAPGH; translated from the coding sequence ATGGCACCTCCCCCTCCTGCCCCTCCTGCCCGCGACATCGCCGTCGTCCTCGGCACCCGCCCGGAGATCATCAAGCTCGCCCCGCTGATCCGCCTGCTCGGCGACCGGGGCCGGATCGTGCACACCGGCCAGCACTACGACAGCGCGCTGTCCGGCGCGTTCTTCGCCAACTTCGGCCTGCGCGAGCCCGAGCTGCGCCTCGACGGCGCCGCCGGGGCCGGCGGCCGCGGCGACCAGATCGGCACCCTCACCCGGGACCTCGCCCGCGCGTTCACCGCCGAACCGCCGCGCGCCGTCGTCGTCCAGGGCGACACCAACAGCACCTCCGCGGGCGCCCAGGCCGCGCACTACTGCGGGATCCCCGTGGTGCACGTCGAGGCCGGGCTGCGCTCCGGCGACCGGGCGATGCCCGAGGAGATCAACCGGCTGGTGGTCGGCGTGCTCGCCGACGCGCACTGCGCCGCCACCGCCGAGGCCGCCGCCAACCTGCGGGCCACCGGCACGGACGGCGACCGGATCCGGATCACCGGCAACACCGTCGTCGAGGCGACCCTGCACTCGCTGCCCGCCCCCGCCGAACGGGACCGGATCGTCCGCGAACTCGGCGCCCCCGCCGACTTCGTGCTCGCCACCGCGCACCGCCCCGAGAACACCGACCGGCCCGACCGGCTGGCCGCGCTGCTCGGCTCGCTCGCCGAACTCGGCGAGCTCGGCCACCCGGTGCTGCTGCCGCTGCACCCGCGCACCCGCGGCCGGGTCAAGGAGTTCGGCATGGAGCACCTGCTGGCCGGCCTCACCGTGGTCGACCCGGTCGACCACCCGACCTTCCTCGCGCTGGCCGACCGGGCCGCGCTGCTGGTCTCCGACTCCGGCGGCGTGCAGGAGGAGGCGACCGTCCTGAAGAAGCCGCTGCTGGTGGTCCGCACCAGCACCGAGCGCCCCGAGGCGGTCGCCGCGGGCTTCAGCCGGCTGGTCGAGCCCGGCGCCGAACTCACCGCCGCCGCCCGCGCGCTGCTCGCCGACGACGGCCTGGCCGGGCGGCTGCGCGACACCCCGTCCCCGTACGGCGACGGCCGCGCCTCCGAACGGATCCGCGCCATCGCGGTGGCCCTGGCCGACGGCGCGCCCCTGCCGGGCGACGCGCCCGGCCACTGA